The sequence below is a genomic window from Bradyrhizobium septentrionale.
ACTTCTCCCAGCGACTGCTGGATGAAGGTCGACCACAGCGAGATGTCCTCGCCCCACGGCGCCGGCAGCAGTTTGAGCGAGAAACGGTTGCCGCCGGAGGCCTTGAAGCCGGCCTCGTCGAGCAGCGCGATCGCCTTGGCCTTGTCGTAAGCGTATTGCGGCGTGTTCGGCCCGGGATAGAAGTCGGTCGAGGTCGAGGGAATCGGCCCGGTGCCGAGCTTGGCGAAATCGCCAAGGAAATTGTCGATGAAGAACGGCACGTTGATCGCGTGTGCGATGGCGCGGCGGACGCGGATGTCGGACAGCTCCTTGCGGCGGAAGTTGAACTCGATGGTGTTGGTGCGGGCGTTGCCCTCATTGCCCTTGGTCGCGACGATGAAGCGCTTGTCCTTGCCGAGCCGCGCCATGTCCGAGATGGTCAGCCCCGAGAACGGGCTGTAGTGCAACTCGCCGGCCTCCATCTGCGCGGCCGCGGCGGCGCGGTCGGTGATCACCTTCCAGACGATGCGGTCGAGATAGGGCGCGTTCGGCCGCCAATAGTCCGGGTTGCGGTCAGCGATGATGTACTGCCCGCGCTCATATTTGACGAATTTGAACGGGCCGGTGCCAACCGGCGCCAGATTGGTCGGGTTCTGCCTGATGTCGCCACTCTCATAAAGATGCTTGGCCGAGACATAGCCGAGGTCGGGCAGGGCGCGAAGCAGGAGGTTCAGCGGCATCGGCCGCTCGTAGCGGAAGATCGCGGTCTGCGGATCGGGCGTGTCGACCGCGGTGAGGAAAAGCTGCAGCGTCGATCCGTAGTTGAGGATCTTCTTCCACATGTTCATCGCGGTGAAGGCGACGTCCTCCGAGGTGAACGGCTTGCCGTCGTGCCAGGTGACGCCCTTGCGCAGCTTGAAGGTGACGGTCTTGCCGTCAGGCGCCGCCTCCCAGCTCTCGGCGAGCACGCCGACCGGCTGTCCCTGGGCGTCGAGGTCGACCAGATTCTCCTGAATCTTGCCGCCGATGATGTAGACGCCGGTCGAGGCCTGGATGCTCGGGTTGAGCTGGCGCTGCTCTGCGCCGTAATGGACGTTGAACACGCCGCCCTTGCGCGGGGTTTCCTGCGCGAATGCCCGCATCGGATTGATGACATTGGCCGCAATCGCGGCCGAGGTCAGCAGGGCCGTGCGGCGGTTGATCTCAAGGCGGGTCAAATCCATACGCGGGTCTCCAGAACTTACATAAAGGCTTGTATCGGCTGGCCAGCTGGTCGGTCGTGGCGGCCTTTGACAATGTTACGATGGAATGGGAACCCGAGTCATTTTCTAATGCCTCGCCCTTTTGGAGGATCGTTTCCGAAACCTGAAGTGGAGTGTCGCAGCGCGTCGCAACCCGAATTCCGCGCCGCATTGTCGCTCCCGGACGCTTCAAGATGTGTGCGGTGATTCTCTCGGGGGCCTGTTTCGGGAGCCCCGAAGCCGCGCAAACCCTGTAATTTTAGGGGTCGGAAGCGCCTTGACTTGAAAAAACACTGGAAAAATCCCCGATTCGGGGGCTGTCCACAGCGATATTGCTGTGGGGAGTGCAGAAAACACTGTTTTTCTCGGCGTTTTCCGCCATATCGTGCCCATTCCAGAATCAATGGAGCAACCATGGCTACCCAATTGTCGAAGTCGCAAGTGATCGAGAAGATCGCGACCACCACCGAACTCTCCAAGCGCGACGTCAAGAACGTCTTGGACTCGCTTGTCGATGTCGGCCACAAGGAGCTGAAGAAGGCCGGGGTATTCCTCGTCCCCGGCTTCGCGAAGTTCGTTGTCGTCAAGAAGCCTGCGACCAAGGCGCGCAAGGGCACCAACCCCTTCACGGGCGAAGAGATGATGTTCAAGGCCAAGCCGGCCCGGAAGATCGTCCGCGCACGGCCGGTCAAGGCCGCCAAGGACGCGGTTTAAGATGAAAGGCCTCCGGTGACGGAGGCCTTTTGCTTTTGAGCCGTCGCTTCCTGCCGTAGGTTGCCAGCTGCGTTTTCGAGCGAAGTGGACACCGGTTCGCGTGAAGAAAACGCGCCAAAGCAAAATCTGGAGCTTCGGTTCTGGTTGAACCTGAACCGGAGCTCCAGAGCGTTTTCGAGCGAAGTGGATTTCGGTTCGCGTAAAGAAAACGCGTCAAAAAAAATCTAGAGCCTCGTTCCGATTCCATCGGAACGGAAAAAGGCTCTAGACCACCGGCGATCGGCCACCATCGACATTGATGGCGGTACCGGTGATGTAGGAGCCTTGCTCCGAGGCCAGGAAGCAGGCGAGGTTGGCGAACTCCTCCGCCGTGCCGATGCGGCCGAGCGGCGTGCCCTTGGCAAGGCCTTTGGCGAATTCCCCGAAATCCGTGTCCGGCGCCTGGGCAGCATGCCGCTTGACCCATTGATCGCTCATGATCAGGCCGACCAGCAGCGCATTGACCAGGATGTTGTGCTCACCGCCTTCGTTGGCCATCACCTTGGTCAGCGCCATGCCGGCGGCGCGCGACACCGAGGTCGGCGCGGAATTGCCGGCCGGCGCCTTGGCGAAGGTGTTGAGCACGTTGATGATGCGGCCCCATTTGCGCTGCTTCATGCCCGGCCACACCAGCCGGCTGAAGCGGATCGCGGCGAACAGCTTCAGGTCGAGGTCGTCCTGCCAGGCTTCGTCGCTGATGCTCTCGAAGGCCTGCGTGCGCGCCGTGCCGGCGTTGTTGACCAGCACGTCGATCTTGCCGAGATCACCGACGATCTGGTCATGCGCCCTGGTGATGTCGGCGGCCTTCGCGACGTCGCAGACGTAATCGCGTACCACGAGGCCATCCTTGGCAAGCGCCTCGCGCGCCGCGGCGAGGTCGGCGGCGCCGCGGGCGAGGATCGCCACCCTGGCGCCGGATTCCGCAAACCGCCGCGCCACTGCAATACCGATGCCCTTGCTGCCGCCGGTGACCACGGCGACGCGGTCTTTCATTGATAGGTTCATTGTTGTTCTCCCTGGGCATGATCCCGGGGACAACGCTATCAAACCGACAATGCGACCAACAAGGTCATGCAGAGCAGGTGTGCCGTGACGATTAGTGCGAGATGGAGCGGGCCGGACATCGGAGGTCTCCGTTGTGGGGCGCGGTGGGGCACTCCGTGAGGTGACCACCGCCGCCTAGACTCCCTCCCCGTGAAAGGGGGAGGGCGGGGTGGGGGTTGCTCGCCGCGAGCACTGGTGTTCGCGGAGGCAGGATCCCCACCCGGTTCGCTGCGCAAACCGACCTCCCCTTTTCAAGGGGAGGTGAAGAAGGCACTAGTTTGAATTGGCGCCCGCCGTGAAGCTGCGGTCGACGGCCTTGCTGACATCGAGCGTCTTGCCGAGGATGCCGTAGCGCGTGGCGCGATCGGATGCCGCCTGCACTTCCTTCACCACGGCCTCGTCGATCGCAATCGGCGATGTTTTCTGCGCGGTGTAGGCGGCGAGCAGCACGTCCTCCGGCAGTTTGGTCAGCTCGGCCGTGCTCCTGGCGTATTCGGCGACATGGTCGAGCGACCACAGCCGGGCCTTGTTGAGCCGCTGCACCAGATCCTGCACCGCCGCGCGCTTGGTCGCGATCGCGGTGTCGGAGGCGACGATGAAGGTGATGGTCGGCGTCAGTCCCTCGCCGTCGGCGACGACCCGCGCGTTGTCCTTCAGCGTGGCGTAGGAGATGTACGGCTCCCACACCGCCCATGCATCGATCGAGCCGGCGAGCAGCGCGATCTTGGCATCGACCGGGCCGAGCGGCGCGAAGGTCGCGTCCTCGATCTTGCTGCCGGCCTTTTCCAGCGTCGCATTGATCAGGAACTGGCCCCAGCCGCCGCGCGTGCCGGCGAGCCGCTTGCCCCTGAGATCGGCCGCCGACTTGATCGGCGAATCCCCGCGCACCAGGATGGCCTGCGTCCGCGCATCGGACCGCGTGCCGCCGATCGCCTTGATCGGCGCGCCCGAGGCATAGACCGTGAGGAAGGACAGGTCGCCGGTGTAGCCGACGTCGAGCGCGCCGGCATTGATCGCCTCCAGGATCGGCGCTGCGGCCGGAAATTCCGACCACTCGATCTTGTAGGGCAGATCCTTGGCGAGGCCGGAGATCTCGAGCAGCGAGCGGTTGCCGCCCTTCTGGTCGCCGACCCGCAGCACGATCGCGTCGGTCGCGAACGCCGCTGCCGATGTCGACAGCGTGATCGCTGCTGTGATCAGCGCGGCCGCGGCGCGGCGGGTGAAGGTAGAAGGAGGGCCCGAGCGGGTCAGTTTGCGCATAGGTCTTTGCTTTCCGATTCATTTCGCTGCGCGGCGGAACGCGCGGCAGCGTTCGATCGAGTCTATGAGCAAGCCGTTCGTCGTCAACGAAACGGAAATCTGAATTCGCGCCCCGCGCGACAAGGATGATCTCGTCAAACGTGCTGCGCATAGAAGACATCGCGCATGCGGCCGCAAACCGCTCAAATTTGATGCAGTCGCGGTGGCGCCGTCGCACGTCGCGCGTCGCGACAACAGCAAAATCCTTTCATCGTTGCGCGATGCGATCGTGGAGATATCAGCTGCCGCGCCGACAACATTCGAAATTCCATTTCATTGACGATGAACTTATCGCGCCGCATCATTTGCGCGTTGCCTTGAGTGCAATAGCGCCGGAGAAATCCGCTTTTTCTAGAACCATGAGCTTCGAACGACGGGGCGCGCAGACGGCCACGTTTTGCGCGCGGGGCGGAGCCTTGCCGAAATGCAGGAGTGAACATGTCTGTCGACAACAAGAAGACGGTGATGGATCGCCGCACATTGCTGCGTGCAGGTGCTGCCGCGGCGCTAGCGGCGCCGATCGGGGCCTATAGCGCGCAGGCCTTTGCACCGCGGGCGATCACGCCGGCGATCGACTTCTCGGAATTCCCGATCTGCAAGACCGCATCCGATGCGCCGCCGCTATCAGGCGCGCCGCGCAAGCTAAAACTGTCCTGGAACGCCGGCGCGGTCTGCCTCGCGCCGCTACCGGTCGCGATCGACCACGGCTTCTTCCAGAAGCAGAACCTCGACGTCGAGCTCGTCAACTATTCCGGCTCGACCGACCAGCTGCTGGAGGCGATCGCCACCGGCAAGAGCGACGCCGGCCTCGGCATGGCGCTGCGCTGGCTGAAGCCGCTGGAGCAGGGCTTTGACGTCAAGATCGCCGCCGGCACCCATGGCGGCTGCATGCGCGTCCTGACCCGCACCAGCTCCGGCGTCGACAAGCTCGCCGATCTCAAGGGCAAGATCGTCGCGGTCGGCGATCTTGCCGGGCCCGACAAGAACTTCTTCTCGATCCAGCTTTCCAAGCTCGGCATCGACCCAGTGAAGGATGTCGACTGGCGCGCCTATCCCGGCAATTTGCTCCATGTCGCGGTCGAGAAGGGCGAGGTGCAGGCCTTCCTGTCGTCCGATCCGCTGGCCTATCTCTGGCTGAAGGACGCGCAATACAAGGAGGTCGCCTCCAATCTCGACGGCGAATACCGCGACAAGAGCTGCTGCATCGTCGGCCTGCGCGGCAGTTTGGTACGGGAAGAACCGTACGTCGCGCGCGCCATCACCCAGGCGCTGCTCGATGCCGCTATGTTCACCTCGCAGAACCCGGACAAGGCGGCAAAGTCGTTCCAGCCCTATGCGCCGAAGGCGGCGAGCCTCGCCGATCTCGAAGCGATGGCGCGCTACCACACCCATCACCATCATCCGACCGGCGCGGTGCTGAAGCGCGAGCTCAAGGGCTACGCCGATGATCTGAAGTCGGTGCAGGTGTTCAAGCAGAGCACCGACACGGCCAAATTCGCGGAGCGGATCTATGTTGACGTATTCAGTGTCTGATACGACAGCCGCGGCCGCGCCGCGCGCCGCGGTCACCTTCTCGAACCTCTCCGGCAGCTATGGCGTCGGGCTCGCGGCGAGTCTCGTCTGGCTCGCCTTCGGCCTGTCGTGCCTGTATTGGCCTGATGTCGGCGACTGGTCGCGGACCTCGTCGCTCGGCATCGGCGCGATCGTGATCGCGGCCTTCATCCTGCTCGGTACATTCGCCGCGGATTATCTCGGCGGTGCCGGGCAGGCGCTGCGCAAGCGGGCGCCATGGCTGGTGGCCTTCGGTGCGTTCGTGACGCTGTGGGAAGTCGCCACCGCGAAATTCGCCTGGCTGCCGCTGCCGTTCTTCCCGCCGCCGCAGTCGATCCTGGAAGTCTATACCGACGATCTGCCGAAACTGCTCGACAGCGTGTTCGCCTCGATCAAACTGCAGCTCGGCGGCTACATCATCGGCGCGACCGTCGGCTTCATCACCGGCGTCTCGATCGGCTGGTCCGAGAGGATCGGCTACTGGGTGCACCCGGTGCTGCGCTTCATCGGTCCGCTGCCGGCGACCGCCTGGCTGCCAATCGCCTTCTTCACCTTCCCCTCGAGCTGGAGCGCCTCGACCTTCCTGATCGCGCTTGCCACCGGCTTCCCGGTGACGGTTTTGACCTGGTCGGGTGTCGCCAGCGTCAGCAGCGCGTACTACGACGTCGCGCGCACGCTCGGCGCCAAGCCGTCGTTCCTGGTGCTGAAGGTTGCGATCCCGGCCGCGTTGCCGCATGTGTTCGTCGGCCTGTTCATGGGGCTCGGCTCGTCGTTTGCCGTGCTCGTGGTCGCCGAGATGATCGGCGTCAAGGCCGGGCTCGGCTGGTACCTGCAATGGGCGCAAGGCTGGGCGGCCTATGCCAACATGTATGCGGCGCTGATCGTGATGTCGCTGCTCTGCTCCGGCGCGATCACGCTGCTGTTCCGCACCCGCGACCGCCTGCTGGTCTGGCAGAAGGGCGTCGTCAAATGGTAGTGCAATCCGCCGCCGAGGCGATCACCTATCCCGCGGTCGGCGCCGAGCTCGACATCGAAGGCGTCAGCCATGCCTTCGACATCGACGGAGCTGCTCTGCCGGTGCTCGACAATGTCAATCTTTCGATCGCGCCGGGCGAGTTCGTCGCGCTGCTCGGCCCGTCGGGCTGCGGCAAGTCGACCTTGCTGCGGCTGGTGGCGGGGCTGGAGAAGCCGCGCAGCGGTACGTTGCGCGAGGATGAAGCTCGAATCACCGGCCCGCATCCGTCGCGCGTCGTCGTGTTCCAGGATCCGACGCTGTTTCCGTGGCGCTCGGTCTGGGACAACGTGGCGCTCGGACTGGAGGCGCAGGGCATCCTGAAGGCGCAGCGGCATCGGGTCGATGCCGTGATCGAGCTGGTCGGCCTGTCGTCGTTCCGCAATGCCTATCCGCACCAGCTTTCCGGCGGCATGGCGCAACGTGTGGCGCTGGCCCGCGCGCTGGTCAATGATCCGAAGATTCTGGTGCTCGACGAGCCGCTCGGCAAGCTCGACTCGCTGACCCGGATCGCGATGCAGTCCGAGCTTGTGGCGCTGTGGCAGCGCAAGGGCTTTACCACGCTGCTGGTCACCCATGATGTCGAGGAGGCGCTGGTGCTCGCCAACCGCGTCATCGTGCTGTCCGACCGGCCAGCGCGGATCAAGGCCGATATCGCTGTCGCCCGGCCGTACCCGCGGCATCGCGGCGATCCTTATCTGGCCGAGCTGCGCAAGCAGATCCTCGGCCTGCTCGGGCTGGAGGCGACATGGTGACGACAGCGGCGAGGGAGCTGCCGCCGGCGAACGAGCCGGAGCATATCGCGCGCGCGTTGCAGCTCGCCGAGGTGTTTGCCGTGCGTGCCCCGGCGCACGACCGCGACGCCAGCTTTCCGTTCGAGAATTTCGTTGATCTTTCGCGCGAGGGCCTGCTGGCGCTGACCGTGCCCGCGGCGCTCGGCGGAGGCGGGGCGGGTGCCCGCGACTCCATCCGCGTGCTCGGCATCATCGGCAAGGCCGATCCGTCGACCGCGCTGGTGCTGTCGATGCATTACATCCAGCATCTGGTGATGGCGCGCAGCACGCGCTGGCCGACCCGGCTGTCGCGCAAGCTCGCCAAAGAGACGGTCGAAGGCGTGGCGCTGATCAACGCGTTGCGTGTCGAGCCCGAGCTCGGCTCGCCCGCGCGCGGCGGCCTGCCGGCGACCACGGCGCGTCGCACCGAGACCGGCCGGCGGCTGACCGGCCGCAAGATCTATTCGACCGGCGCGCCGATCCTGAAATGGTACTCGGTCTGGGCGAAGACCGACGAGGCGGAGACCCGTGTCGGACTGTTTCTGGTTCCAGCCGGGTTGCCCGGGACGCGCATCGAGGAAACCTGGGACCATCTCGGCCTGCGCGCCAGCGGCAGCCACACCGTGATCTTCGACGACGTGGTGTTTCCGCTGGATTACGAGATCGACGTCCGCAAGCCCGACGACTGGAAGGTGCCTGACGTCACTCAGGCGACCGTGCACGCGATCTTCGTGGCCGCGATCTATGACGGCATCGCCCGGGCGGCCCGCGACTGGCTGGTCAAGTTCCTGAAGGAGCGGGTGCCCGCCAATCTCGGCGCGCCGCTGGCGACATTGCCGCGCATCCAGGAGGTCGTCGGCGGGATTGAAGCGCGGCTTGCGGTCAATGCCCGCCTGATCGACAGCTTTGCCGCCGATTTCGATAACGGCTTCCCGCTTTCGGC
It includes:
- a CDS encoding ABC transporter substrate-binding protein, which codes for MDLTRLEINRRTALLTSAAIAANVINPMRAFAQETPRKGGVFNVHYGAEQRQLNPSIQASTGVYIIGGKIQENLVDLDAQGQPVGVLAESWEAAPDGKTVTFKLRKGVTWHDGKPFTSEDVAFTAMNMWKKILNYGSTLQLFLTAVDTPDPQTAIFRYERPMPLNLLLRALPDLGYVSAKHLYESGDIRQNPTNLAPVGTGPFKFVKYERGQYIIADRNPDYWRPNAPYLDRIVWKVITDRAAAAAQMEAGELHYSPFSGLTISDMARLGKDKRFIVATKGNEGNARTNTIEFNFRRKELSDIRVRRAIAHAINVPFFIDNFLGDFAKLGTGPIPSTSTDFYPGPNTPQYAYDKAKAIALLDEAGFKASGGNRFSLKLLPAPWGEDISLWSTFIQQSLGEVGIQVDIVRNDGGGFLKQVYDEHAFDLATGWHQYRNDPAVSTTVWYRSGQPKGAPWTNQWGWEDKTVDKTIDDAATEVDPTKRKALYADFVKEVNTELPVWMPIEQIFVTVITAKARNHSNTPRWGSASWHDLWLSA
- a CDS encoding HU family DNA-binding protein, coding for MATQLSKSQVIEKIATTTELSKRDVKNVLDSLVDVGHKELKKAGVFLVPGFAKFVVVKKPATKARKGTNPFTGEEMMFKAKPARKIVRARPVKAAKDAV
- a CDS encoding SDR family oxidoreductase, translating into MNLSMKDRVAVVTGGSKGIGIAVARRFAESGARVAILARGAADLAAAREALAKDGLVVRDYVCDVAKAADITRAHDQIVGDLGKIDVLVNNAGTARTQAFESISDEAWQDDLDLKLFAAIRFSRLVWPGMKQRKWGRIINVLNTFAKAPAGNSAPTSVSRAAGMALTKVMANEGGEHNILVNALLVGLIMSDQWVKRHAAQAPDTDFGEFAKGLAKGTPLGRIGTAEEFANLACFLASEQGSYITGTAINVDGGRSPVV
- a CDS encoding ABC transporter substrate-binding protein, with the protein product MRKLTRSGPPSTFTRRAAAALITAAITLSTSAAAFATDAIVLRVGDQKGGNRSLLEISGLAKDLPYKIEWSEFPAAAPILEAINAGALDVGYTGDLSFLTVYASGAPIKAIGGTRSDARTQAILVRGDSPIKSAADLRGKRLAGTRGGWGQFLINATLEKAGSKIEDATFAPLGPVDAKIALLAGSIDAWAVWEPYISYATLKDNARVVADGEGLTPTITFIVASDTAIATKRAAVQDLVQRLNKARLWSLDHVAEYARSTAELTKLPEDVLLAAYTAQKTSPIAIDEAVVKEVQAASDRATRYGILGKTLDVSKAVDRSFTAGANSN
- a CDS encoding ABC transporter substrate-binding protein produces the protein MSVDNKKTVMDRRTLLRAGAAAALAAPIGAYSAQAFAPRAITPAIDFSEFPICKTASDAPPLSGAPRKLKLSWNAGAVCLAPLPVAIDHGFFQKQNLDVELVNYSGSTDQLLEAIATGKSDAGLGMALRWLKPLEQGFDVKIAAGTHGGCMRVLTRTSSGVDKLADLKGKIVAVGDLAGPDKNFFSIQLSKLGIDPVKDVDWRAYPGNLLHVAVEKGEVQAFLSSDPLAYLWLKDAQYKEVASNLDGEYRDKSCCIVGLRGSLVREEPYVARAITQALLDAAMFTSQNPDKAAKSFQPYAPKAASLADLEAMARYHTHHHHPTGAVLKRELKGYADDLKSVQVFKQSTDTAKFAERIYVDVFSV
- a CDS encoding ABC transporter permease yields the protein MLTYSVSDTTAAAAPRAAVTFSNLSGSYGVGLAASLVWLAFGLSCLYWPDVGDWSRTSSLGIGAIVIAAFILLGTFAADYLGGAGQALRKRAPWLVAFGAFVTLWEVATAKFAWLPLPFFPPPQSILEVYTDDLPKLLDSVFASIKLQLGGYIIGATVGFITGVSIGWSERIGYWVHPVLRFIGPLPATAWLPIAFFTFPSSWSASTFLIALATGFPVTVLTWSGVASVSSAYYDVARTLGAKPSFLVLKVAIPAALPHVFVGLFMGLGSSFAVLVVAEMIGVKAGLGWYLQWAQGWAAYANMYAALIVMSLLCSGAITLLFRTRDRLLVWQKGVVKW
- a CDS encoding ABC transporter ATP-binding protein; its protein translation is MVVQSAAEAITYPAVGAELDIEGVSHAFDIDGAALPVLDNVNLSIAPGEFVALLGPSGCGKSTLLRLVAGLEKPRSGTLREDEARITGPHPSRVVVFQDPTLFPWRSVWDNVALGLEAQGILKAQRHRVDAVIELVGLSSFRNAYPHQLSGGMAQRVALARALVNDPKILVLDEPLGKLDSLTRIAMQSELVALWQRKGFTTLLVTHDVEEALVLANRVIVLSDRPARIKADIAVARPYPRHRGDPYLAELRKQILGLLGLEATW
- a CDS encoding acyl-CoA dehydrogenase family protein, which translates into the protein MVTTAARELPPANEPEHIARALQLAEVFAVRAPAHDRDASFPFENFVDLSREGLLALTVPAALGGGGAGARDSIRVLGIIGKADPSTALVLSMHYIQHLVMARSTRWPTRLSRKLAKETVEGVALINALRVEPELGSPARGGLPATTARRTETGRRLTGRKIYSTGAPILKWYSVWAKTDEAETRVGLFLVPAGLPGTRIEETWDHLGLRASGSHTVIFDDVVFPLDYEIDVRKPDDWKVPDVTQATVHAIFVAAIYDGIARAARDWLVKFLKERVPANLGAPLATLPRIQEVVGGIEARLAVNARLIDSFAADFDNGFPLSAIESNIIKLTVTNNAAAVVEDALSLTSNHGLSRTNPLERHYRDVLCGRVHTPQDDATRVSAGRSALGV